Proteins encoded by one window of Cheilinus undulatus linkage group 13, ASM1832078v1, whole genome shotgun sequence:
- the rabggtb gene encoding geranylgeranyl transferase type-2 subunit beta gives MGTQVKDVIIKPDAPSSLLLDKHADYIAAYGSKKDDYEYTLSEYLRMSGIYWGLTVMDLMGQLPRMNRQEIIDFIKSCQHECGGISASIGHDPHLLYTLSAVQILCLYDSVDAIDIDKVVEYIKGLQQEDGSFAGDKWGEIDTRFSFCAVATLALLGKMDTINVDKAVEFVLSCMNFDGGFGCRPGSESHAGQIYCCTGFLSLTGQLHQVNADLLGWWLCERQLPSGGLNGRPEKLPDVCYSWWVLASLKIIGRIHWIDKAKLRTFILACQDEETGGFADRPGDMVDPFHTLFGIAGLSLLGDEQIKPVNPVLCMPEDVLQRVNLQPDLLS, from the exons ATG GGTACCCAAGTAAAAGATGTCATCATAAAGCCTGACGCTCCGAGCTCACTACTGCTGGACAAACATGCAGACTACATCGCTGCCTACGGCTCCAAGAAGGATGACTAT GAGTACACGCTATCCGAGTACCTGAGGATGAGCGGTATCTACTGGGGTCTGACGGTGATGGATCTGATGGGGCAGCTGCCTCGAATGAACCGTCAGGAGATCATAGACTTCATCAAATCCTGTCAGCATGAATGTGGAGGCATCAGTGCCAGCATTGGACATGACCCCCACCTACTCTACACCCTCAGCGCCGTTCAG ATCCTGTGCTTGTATGACAGTGTGGATGCGATTGATATTGACAAAGTGGTGGAATACATTAAAGGCCTGCAGCAGGAAGATGGGTCATTTGCAGGTGACAAATGGG GAGAAATTGATACAAGATTTTCCTTCTGTGCTGTTGCTACACTAGCATTACTG GGAAAGATGGACACAATAAATGTTGACAAAGCTGTCGAGTTCGTTCTGTCCTGTATGAACTTTGATGGAGGTTTTGGTTGTAGACCTGGTTCAGAGTCCCACGCTGGTCAG ATTTACTGCTGCACAGGCTTCTTGTCACTCACCGGTCAGCTGCACCAGGTAAACGCCGACTTGCTGGGCTGGTGGCTCTGTGAGAGGCAGCTGCCCTCTGGAGGTCTCAACGGACGACCAGAGAAG CTTCCAGATGTTTGCTATTCGTGGTGGGTTTTGGCGTCGCTGAAAATCATTGGCAGGATCCACTGGATCGACAAGGCTAAGCTGCGGACGTTTATTCTAGCCTGTCAGGACGAGGAGACGGGAGGTTTTGCAGACAGACCAGGAGACATG GTGGATCCTTTCCACACTCTGTTTGGAATAGCTGGCCTCTCTCTCCTCGGAGACGAACAGATAAAGCCAGTGAATCCTGTCCTGTGCATGCCTGAGGACGTCCTGCAGAGGGTCAACCTGCAGCCAGACCTCCTCAGTTAA